The DNA window CCAGTGCTTCGAGGTGGCCCATGACCTGCTCAATCGCCTCGCGCCCGAAGGCGGGAAGGAACAACCGGGGGACGTTGAAGACGGGCACGTGAAGGTTCCGCTCCAGCTTGGTGCCGGCGAGGACGCCCAGCGCCGCGCGGTCATGGTGCGCCTTCGCCACGGCGTACAGGTCCGGCTGGTCCGCCAGCGCCTCCAGGTCCGCCTCCGTGAAGCGCTCGGAGATGGACTGGTTGAGCACCGCCGCGTGCGTGCGGATGTGCACCTTGTCCTTGAGCGCCGCGTGCAGCTCCAGCGCCTCGTTCACCGGCATCTCCTCCGGCAGCGCCACCAGCACCGCCGCCGTCACGGAGGGGTTCACCAGCAAGTCCCGCATCTTCTGCGCCTCGCGGGACATGGGGCCCGGGGGCACCGTCTGCACCAGCACCTGCGGCACGCTGAGGAAGGAGATGGCATGTCCCGTGGCCGGCGCGTCCAACACGATGGTGTCGAAGCGAGGCCGCCCGTCCGGGAGCGTCTCCTGCAGGTGGTACATGATTTTTCCCAGCAGGACGAGCTCCTGGAGGGACGGCACGAAGCGCAGGAAGTAGCGCACCAGCCGGTTCTCGAAGACCGTTTTGTAGAGGGTCTCGAAGCGCAGGACCATGAGGCCGTACTCGCGCATGGCCTCCTGGGGGCGCACGTCCACCGCCCAGAGGTTCTCCTCCAGGAGCGAGACTTCCGGGCCGGCGGCGGGGTGGCCCAGGAAGCGGCTGACGCGCTCCTGGGTGTTCACCTCGCACACCAGCGTCCTGCGTCCCGCACGCGCTGAGCGCAGAGCGAGGGCCGCGGAGACCGTGCTCTTACCCACGCCGCCCTTACCGGAGACGACCCACAACCGCTTGTCCAGAAGCCCTGCCATAAGCGAGCGTTGAACCGTAGGAATCGTATCTCCAGGAGTCAACGCGTTTGGCCCGAGCCTGTTGCCCTGCTTGACACGTCGCGTTGCCCCCTCGCAGAGTGCGGCGTCTTTTTCCCGACGTGCCGACACCCGAGAATGGCTGGTCGGCCGAGGCCCAGGTTCCCATGCTCAAGAACAACCCGGTGATGAAGAAGCTCGTGGAGACGGGCGAGGAGCGCGTCGGCAAGCTGGCGCAGCAGCTCCTGTCGAACGAGAAGTTCGTGTCGGCGGTGCAGTCGCTGGTGTCGGGCTCGCTGGCGGCGAAGGGGACGCTGGACAGCGCCCTGCGCTCGGCCCTGTCGGCGATGAACCTGCCGTCCACCGCGGACGTGGAGCAGCTCCGCTCGAAGGTGGATGACCTGGAGCGGTTGCTTGCGTCCGTGGAGAGCAAGGTGGACGCGCTGGTGTCGCAGAAGTCGCCCCCGAAGAAGTAGGCCGGCGGCCGGGAGCACGGGGCCATGCGGCGCATCGCCTTCATCAACGAGAAGGGCGGCACCTGCAAGACGACGCTGGCGGTCAACACCGCGGCGTGGCTGGCCAGGGAGCGCGGCCTGCGCGTGCTGCTGGTGGACCTGGACACCCAGGGACACGCCAGCAAGGCGCTGGGGCTGGACGTCCGCACGTTGCCTCGCAACGTCTTCCACCTGCTGACCGATGACGCCGTTCGCCTGGCGGACGTGGTGCGTCCGTCCG is part of the Myxococcus landrumus genome and encodes:
- a CDS encoding ArsA family ATPase, encoding MAGLLDKRLWVVSGKGGVGKSTVSAALALRSARAGRRTLVCEVNTQERVSRFLGHPAAGPEVSLLEENLWAVDVRPQEAMREYGLMVLRFETLYKTVFENRLVRYFLRFVPSLQELVLLGKIMYHLQETLPDGRPRFDTIVLDAPATGHAISFLSVPQVLVQTVPPGPMSREAQKMRDLLVNPSVTAAVLVALPEEMPVNEALELHAALKDKVHIRTHAAVLNQSISERFTEADLEALADQPDLYAVAKAHHDRAALGVLAGTKLERNLHVPVFNVPRLFLPAFGREAIEQVMGHLEALVMGER